TCAATGGAATCTCCATGATATTTTCTCTATCATTCCAGAAGATGTCAAACAGTGTTTGAATGCTTATAATCTGGATTTGAATGCTGGAGAGAGTTCGGGTTGGTCGTGGGGTGTGGCATCTTCTAGACTCTACTCAGCTAGGAGTGGGTACAGTTGGCTAGCCAAAAGAAAGTTTGACTGGAATGAGCATGATAATTGGTTGTGGGTATGGCGTCTGCATATTCCTGAGAAGTATAAGTTCTTGATTTGGCTCAGTCTTCATAATGCTATTCCTACGGCAAAGTTTCGTTTGGGTCGTGGTTTAGCTTTATCTAGCACCTGTCATCGGTGTCAGAATGGTTATGAATCCATTCTTCATTGTCTTCGGGAGTGCCCTAGTGCCAAGGAGGTCTGGACCCTTTTAGGCATGTATTCAGATAACTCGAATTTACATGATTGGCTCTACAGAGGTGCAAGGAGTGgagatgtttttcttttcttttcgacCATCTGGTGGATTTGGAGAAGCAGGAATCATGACTTATTTAATATAGATGATTCATGGAGTGCTAGTAAAGTGGTGAGTTTGATTCGTAGTTCAGTAAGGGAGTTTCACACTATTTTTGCTATACATCAATCTCTGTCTCCTCCTTCACTTTGTTTGCATTGGGTTCCACCTCCAGTTCATTCTGTTAAATTGAATTGTGATGCTAGTTGGTTTGCTCCTTCTGGCTATGCTGGTTTTGGTTGTATTATTCGCAATCCTGATGGATGTTGGTTGAAAGGTTGCACTGAAAAAGTCGAAGTGTGCAGTGTTCTTTTTGCTGAATTGTATGCAATTTGGAGAGGTTTACTTCTTGCTTGGGAGAGTGGATTTCGTGAGGTTATTTGTGAAACAGACTGTTTAGAAGCTCTTTTCTTGGTAAACCAAAGAATGCTTAGTAAGGATATTCCGGAATGGGATTTGGCAAAGCATATTCAGGAGGTTATGAATTGGAATTGGAGAGTCTCTATTCTTTTAATTCAGAGGACTGCAAATAGTGTTGCAGATTGTATGGCTAAAGCAGCTGCTTCTGTCGCGGACATTCACTCGAATTGGAGCCAACCATGGAGTGAGTTTCAACATCTAATAGATTTAGATATGACCCTAGccaattaatttggttttgtctctttttttttctttcttttctatttagtcaccaaaaaaaaaatcctctTTATATTTAGATATAATATTTCAAGGAGTATCAATTaagattaaaagaaaaaggcaaTTCTCTAAAGTAAAGTTGAAGTCATCAATTAAtcagaaaaatttttaaataatttgggAATACTAAggttttagtaattttaattagtaattaattttaattaatatatatattatatatattttttataattgagaTCAACGatcaaaattatttaaataccatcatatatatataatgtctaatttattaaaaaaataaatagttaatttaaaaatatataagctaataaattttaaatatttaatatttattttaaaaaaggtacacaaataaatgaataatagaCATAAAAAGATTGGCCATATCATCATCACAGCTCTAAAGCGCTTGTGAACCTTATAAATTGGATTATTGGACACCATCTTGGTGCCTTTCATCAGCATCTAACTGATAGCAATCTCTTCTAAACTTCAATCCATTACAAATTAATTAAGAAGGATTACAAAGGACATGGCTGAACAAGAAAACCAAGAAATTGGCCACAAGGAACTCGCTCATAAGACTCTCCTTCAGAGCGATGCACTCTATCAGTATATCCTTGAAACGAGTGTGTTTCCAAGAGAGCATGAATGCATGAAGGAGCTCCGTCAGATGTCAGAAAAACACCCCTGGTAAGAGCAATAATGGTTAATCATTTTTCATTTTCCAAcaaattcatataaaaaatattaaaaaattttcagaatttattaattttagctATCAGTTAATTATTAATGTTTAAGACTATGTGATAAAGTATAATATTggattattaaactaaaaaatcttgactaaaaaaattgaattaatgagtaaataaaagccaaaaacaataaattctgaGTGTTatgtgaatatttttttaagactATTATGTCCAGGCTGTcatgaaattatattttaaaaaaatttaaattgataaaaaaattcataaattataaataattatatctctaacacATTTTCAAGTAAAATCGGTCTTCTTTTAagtttatttgaatttttgcaTAGGTCTCattccttttttttaatttgtcttatgttaatttttttttttggtttatcaagaatcaaattttaaaatttttagttatagaaattttaatattatgtcacaaaactattttttttaaaaaaatttaaattgataaaaagagacggataaataattatatatctaatatatacaaaaaattagcCATCAAATTagcttttatatatatatattatatttcaatatatattttttattagtaattaatttaagTTGATTTTAATGTTTAACTAATatgatttatattttttacatgaatttgaatttgatagACGACATATACGAATGAATGTTTTCCTATACTCTATTGGAGAGTAAGACCTTTCTTCAATTATTTAAGcatttatcaaattttttataataaaatactGTTTCAGTGATGGGTCAAGTTATTATAGtcttatttctaatattttaaagtGTTCTATTTTTGCCCACAAAAAAACTCACATAGTTAGCTCAATATTGATGGCCTATCATTAAATATggataatatataatattattgttagTGGATGTATTgtgaaaatattattaatttagtcaATATTTAAATGTTAAGATTTTAGAGTtccgaaaaaaaaaagctaataATGTTTATGTTAGTAAATATTAagatttaataaataaaatattataaaaaagatttaatatatAAGTAGGTTGACAATAGGATTAATACACATAAGTGGGCTGAAAATAGATGAGTCGATAATACTTGCTAAAGTATTCATATTTTTATGGTACATGTTTTCTTCCTGAATTTAAAGCATGGACATCATTGACtctgttaaaaaaaaaaggacattttaaatgttaaaaataaattaatatttaatttaaatattaggaattaaaatagtattttattatttttgattgGTAGAGAAGAACTAACCTTTTTCAactttaacaaattaaatttacattATATTGTAAAACATATAACAGGGGTCTCATGGCTACCCCACCAGACGAAGGACAACTTATAAACATGCTGGTTAAACTCATAAACGCAAAGAAGACTATGGAAATTGGTGTCTACACTGGCTATTCTTTACTCTCTACTGCTCTTGCTCTTCCTCATGATGGAAAGGTctttacttattattattattattattattattattattattattattattattgaaataatGCAAGAGGGAACATTCATGAGCAGGACAAGTATTTTCAGTTTACATACATTTCCGTACTAAAACTCAATCCGATATCTGGTGGCATTTTCATAGAAACTCAGaccaaaaatcacaaaaaaaacaccaagagaaaagaaagtTCAACAAGTAAAACTTTTGAGCTGTCATAgataaacaaatataaaaatccACCGATATATTAATCAAAATTCAGTTTGTATGTATTGATCTGAGAAATATTGTAtacactattttttttttatgtcaCTTTGTATATATTTTCTTGAGAAAATGAAACTCTTCCCTTTTTGCAAGATATCTAAATAGAATTCTCATATCTTCTATTATGTGAACTTTCTCCACTTGTTCTaagattaaaa
Above is a genomic segment from Arachis stenosperma cultivar V10309 chromosome 1, arast.V10309.gnm1.PFL2, whole genome shotgun sequence containing:
- the LOC130946021 gene encoding caffeoyl-CoA O-methyltransferase-like isoform X2, giving the protein MAEQENQEIGHKELAHKTLLQSDALYQYILETSVFPREHECMKELRQMSEKHPWGLMATPPDEGQLINMLVKLINAKKTMEIGVYTGYSLLSTALALPHDGKENNKGAFDFVFVDADKDNYLNYHKRVIELVRVGGLIGYDNTLWSGAVARPPDAPMLDYVKQFRSYVIEVNKYLAHDSRIEICQIPVGDGITLCRRII